AGACAATTTCATTCTTGGATCAAAATAAGAATACAATAAATCGACAATCAAATTAGCTACAATTAATAAAGCCGAAAAAAATAAAGTCATTCCTAAAATTAAGGGATAGTCGCGGTTACTTACACTTTGTATTAAATGTCTTCCCATTCCTGGAATGGCAAAAATTAGTTCTACAATAAAAGAACCTGATAAAATTCCTGCAATCAAAGGCCCTGAAAAAGTTAAAACAGAAATTACCGAATTTTTTAAAACATGTTTAAACAGTACAATGCTGGGTCTTAAGCCCTTAGCCTTAGCCGTTCTAATGTAATCGGATTGGATAACATCTAAAACACTAGAGCGCATTAAGCGAGCAATCACTGCGGCAGGCCGTACCCCTAAAACAATAGAGGGTAAAATGTAATAGCTTGTTCCCTCCCAAAAAGCCGGAGGCAGCCACTGAAAATAAAAACAAAAAATATAAATTAATAACGGGGCTACAAAAAAGCTAGGCAAAGACACTCCACTAACGGATAAAAACATAAAAAATCTATCCCACCATTGATTGTGTTTTGCTGCCGCAAACAAACCTGCAGGAATACCTAACGCAAAAGCTACCACTAAGGCGTACAAACCTAACTGAAAAGAAATGGGCGCTGTGGAAGTTAAAATGTCTGTCACTGGCCTACCTAAATACTTATACGACTCCCCTAAATCGCCTTGCAACAAACCTTTTAAATATAAACCGTACTGAATTAACAAAGGTTCGTTTAAATGATACTTGGCCTCAATGTTGGCTTTAATTTCGGGAGGTAAAGCCTTTTCTTGATCAAAAGGCCCTCCTGGTAAAATGCGTAGTAATATAAAAGTAATGCTGGCCACAGCAAATAAAGACAAGGCCGCTTCTAAAAAGCGGTAAAAACAATACTTAAATAATTGTTTATCAACCATGTGCTTAATTAGTAACCACAACACCATGGCTGCATTAATATAAACCACATAAGTAGGAATGCCGTAGTTTAAAAAATTTAAAACTAAAGAACACCCCAACAAGCCTGCTACAATATAGGCCAAGTAATCTTTAAAAAAATTTAATACTTGCACCTATAGGCCTTATTTTTTAAAACGCACATCTTTAAAGACGGCTCTGTTCATACTATTAAACGGATAGTAATCAATTCGAGGCGAAATTAACATATAGCTGACTCCAGAATAAATGGGTAAAACGGGAGTGTCTGTTTCGATTAATAGTTTTTGTGCTTGATTGTATAATCTTAATCGTTGTTTTTTGTTTTGAACACGACTGGCTTTTAAAACTAAGTTATCGTACTTTTTATTTTTCCAATAAGTGTGATTGTTGTCCGAGTAAGATAACATTAAGCTCATATAATCATCAGGGTCTGGGTAATCAGACAACCAACCTAAACGAAACATATGTGGCGTGTCTGTTTTTAAACGGTTTAAATACACTTTCCACTCTTCATTTTTTAATTCTAAAAAAACTCCCAAATTCTTTTTAAGTTGCGCCTGTATATTTTCTGCAATCCTTTGGTGATTTTCATTAGTGTTAAAAGAAAGCGCTATTTTTGGAAATTTACTTCGGTCTTTAAACCCCGCTTTGTCTAAAAGCTTGCGGGCTTTTTTTACATCAAAGCGCAAACCTATAGAAGGGTTGTGCCCAAACATGGGTGAAGGAATCCAAGAGTACAACGGCTTTTCGCCTCCGCTTAATAACTTAGTAATTTCTTTTTGATTAACCGCTAAAGAAAACGCTTGGCGAACTAGTGGTTTATTAAAAGGTTCTTTTTTTGTATTAAACCCGTAGTAGTAAGTGGATAAAATACTAAACTGACGATACTCTTTGCGCTTTTTTAAGCTACTTAGCTCGGTAGAAGGAAGCCCCGCCTGTATGTCTAATAATTTAGAATCAAAAAGGTTCACCGCTGTGGACATTTCTGAAACCATATACGCAAGCACATTGGGTATAACTGCTGGAACTCCGTAATAGTTTGGATTTTTTTTAAATACAATTAGCTTGTCATGTTCCCACTGGTTTAAGGTATAAGCCCCTAAGGTGACAATGTTTTTTGGCTCGGTCCATCTGTCTTTATATTTATTTATAATATCCATACGCACAGGGTAAGTAGACCCATGAGTCATTAAAGAAGGAAAATAACTTTTAGGGCCTTCTAAAATTACCACTAACTGCCCTTTTTTATTTACCGACACTCCCACTTTAGAAAAGTCTTTAAGCTTTCCTTGATTAAATAATTGTGCATTTTTTATAGGATACAAAAAGTACGCATATTCGGAGGCGGTTTTTGGTGACAAAAGCCTTTTCCAACCATCTACAAAATGTTGCGCTGTTAAAGGCTTGCCGTCAGACCATACAACATTTTTTTTTAAAGTAAAAACCCACTTTTGCGATTGATTAAAAGATTTCCAACTGGCGGCTAGCGCAGGGATAACCTTTAGTTTAGGATCTTTATAATCATAAGTGGCTAAACCTTCCATAATATTATTAATAACTATAAAAGAAGTTCTGTCGGTAGCCTTGTTCCAATCTAAACTGGGTGGCTCGGTGGATAAATTTATGGTTAGCGTATTAAGCTTATTTAAACCATGAGGTAGTTTCGTTTTATTTTTTGAACACGACAACAAAACTGTGGAAAAACATAGCACCGCTAATAATAACCGCAACATAAACACTCCTAAAATATTTTCTTTTTTAAAATACCTTACTTTTTAGTCAAAAGTCTAGTAATAAAAGGGTATGGCAAAAATTAAAACACTGTACATTTGTCAATCTTGCGGATCTCATAGCCCTCGCTGGCAAGGCCAATGCTTTGTCTGCAAAGAGTGGAATACCTTGGTTGAAGAAATTGTTTCTAACGAAGTTTTAAAAGAAAGCAAAACAAAAGCTTGGATAGATGACAACAACATTAGCCAAGCAAAAACGCTGGAAAATTTAAAAACTCCAGAAAAAAAAGAACGCATACAAACCAACATCAAAGAATTAGATCGCGTTTTAGGGGGAGGGTTAGTTAGTGGTTCTTACACTTTATTGGGAGGAGACCCTGGGGTAGGAAAAAGCACTTTGCTTTTACAAATGCTTAATACCATTAGCGCAGACAGCCTTTATATTTCTGGAGAAGAAAGCGCGGAACAAATTGGCCTTCGCGCTTCTAGATTAGCCGTCACTAATAAAAAAATTCAAATTGCTGCCGAAAGCAACCTTCAACTTATATTAGAGTTAGTAAAAAAACACAAAATGAAGGTTTTGGTAATCGACTCTATTCAAAGCATTTACTTACCCGACCTAAACTCTGCCCCTGGCTCTGTTGGTCAAGTTAGAGAGTGTTCTGCAAAATTAATGCGCTTAGCAAAAAACAAAAACATTAGCGTTATACTAATTGGACATGTGACCAAAGACGGAGGCCTTGCTGGCCCCAAAGTTTTAGAACATATGGTAGATAGTGTTTTATCTTTTGAAGGCGATCAACAAAATCAATTTCGATTACTTCGCAGTTTAAAAAATCGCTTTGGCCCTAGTAACGAATTGGGAGTGTTTCAAATGCTTTCTAGCGGCTTAAGTGAGGTGCATAATCCTTCAGAGATTTTTTTATCAGAACGACAAAAAAATATTGTGGGCTCTGTGGTGTTTTCTGCCATAGAAGGTAGCCGGCCCTTGCTGTGCGAAGTGCAAGCCCTTACCACCCCTAGCCACTTACCCATGCCTAGAAGAACCTCCTCGGGAGTGGATGCCAATCGTGTTCATATTTTAATCGCTGTTTTAGACAAATATTTAAATCTTAAATTAAATAAATCGGATGTATTTATTAATGTGGTGGGTGGCTTAAAGTTACAAGAAACCGCCGCGGACCTGTCTATTATCGCTGCATTAATTTCTAGTCAAAACAACATTAGCGTGCCTCACGACCTTTGCTTTTTTGGAGAGGTGGGCTTAACGGGAGAAATTCGAGCTTGTACTTTTGCAGAAGACCGAACTAAAGAAGCTATAAAACTAGGTTTCACAAAAATAATGGCTCCCTTTAACAACAAAAAACACTTAAAAGGCATGGACAAAACGGCAAAGTTTTTTTGGGTAAAACATGTTAAAGATTTAAAAAACTTTTCTCTATTGACTTAATGAGGCTAAGTTACCACAATTAAAGTACCATTATTTAACCATTACTATAGGAGCTTGTATGTTTAAACTTATTTTATCTGCACTTTTTGCCATTTCTTTATCTTGTAGCCATAAATCTTCATTGGGCGAAGATACTGTAGATGGATCTTCTAACATACAATCTAGCGCAGTAAATTTTTCTGCTCACGGCAGTGACTCTCGAAAGTTTAAAGGCTTACATACCGTGCCTTTTGATTTTGACAGCTCGTCCCTTAATGCGCGTGCTAAAGAACTTTTAAAACAAAATAAATCGTGGCTAAATAATAATTCTCGTTTTAAATTTCAAATCGAAGGGCACTGTGATGCAAAAGGTTCTGTGGAATACAATTTATCTTTGGGAGAAAGACGAGCAAAAAGTGTTCAAACTTATTTAATCAACTTAGGTGTACCGAAAAAAAACTTAGATATACTTAGCTACGGAAAAGAAAAATTGCTAGTTGATGGTCACTCTAGCGCCGCGGACAGCCGAAACCGACGA
The Pseudobdellovibrionaceae bacterium DNA segment above includes these coding regions:
- the radA gene encoding DNA repair protein RadA; protein product: MAKIKTLYICQSCGSHSPRWQGQCFVCKEWNTLVEEIVSNEVLKESKTKAWIDDNNISQAKTLENLKTPEKKERIQTNIKELDRVLGGGLVSGSYTLLGGDPGVGKSTLLLQMLNTISADSLYISGEESAEQIGLRASRLAVTNKKIQIAAESNLQLILELVKKHKMKVLVIDSIQSIYLPDLNSAPGSVGQVRECSAKLMRLAKNKNISVILIGHVTKDGGLAGPKVLEHMVDSVLSFEGDQQNQFRLLRSLKNRFGPSNELGVFQMLSSGLSEVHNPSEIFLSERQKNIVGSVVFSAIEGSRPLLCEVQALTTPSHLPMPRRTSSGVDANRVHILIAVLDKYLNLKLNKSDVFINVVGGLKLQETAADLSIIAALISSQNNISVPHDLCFFGEVGLTGEIRACTFAEDRTKEAIKLGFTKIMAPFNNKKHLKGMDKTAKFFWVKHVKDLKNFSLLT
- a CDS encoding ABC transporter permease; its protein translation is MVDKQLFKYCFYRFLEAALSLFAVASITFILLRILPGGPFDQEKALPPEIKANIEAKYHLNEPLLIQYGLYLKGLLQGDLGESYKYLGRPVTDILTSTAPISFQLGLYALVVAFALGIPAGLFAAAKHNQWWDRFFMFLSVSGVSLPSFFVAPLLIYIFCFYFQWLPPAFWEGTSYYILPSIVLGVRPAAVIARLMRSSVLDVIQSDYIRTAKAKGLRPSIVLFKHVLKNSVISVLTFSGPLIAGILSGSFIVELIFAIPGMGRHLIQSVSNRDYPLILGMTLFFSALLIVANLIVDLLYSYFDPRMKLS
- a CDS encoding OmpA family protein; its protein translation is MFKLILSALFAISLSCSHKSSLGEDTVDGSSNIQSSAVNFSAHGSDSRKFKGLHTVPFDFDSSSLNARAKELLKQNKSWLNNNSRFKFQIEGHCDAKGSVEYNLSLGERRAKSVQTYLINLGVPKKNLDILSYGKEKLLVDGHSSAADSRNRRANFVPIKK
- a CDS encoding peptide ABC transporter substrate-binding protein, with translation MLRLLLAVLCFSTVLLSCSKNKTKLPHGLNKLNTLTINLSTEPPSLDWNKATDRTSFIVINNIMEGLATYDYKDPKLKVIPALAASWKSFNQSQKWVFTLKKNVVWSDGKPLTAQHFVDGWKRLLSPKTASEYAYFLYPIKNAQLFNQGKLKDFSKVGVSVNKKGQLVVILEGPKSYFPSLMTHGSTYPVRMDIINKYKDRWTEPKNIVTLGAYTLNQWEHDKLIVFKKNPNYYGVPAVIPNVLAYMVSEMSTAVNLFDSKLLDIQAGLPSTELSSLKKRKEYRQFSILSTYYYGFNTKKEPFNKPLVRQAFSLAVNQKEITKLLSGGEKPLYSWIPSPMFGHNPSIGLRFDVKKARKLLDKAGFKDRSKFPKIALSFNTNENHQRIAENIQAQLKKNLGVFLELKNEEWKVYLNRLKTDTPHMFRLGWLSDYPDPDDYMSLMLSYSDNNHTYWKNKKYDNLVLKASRVQNKKQRLRLYNQAQKLLIETDTPVLPIYSGVSYMLISPRIDYYPFNSMNRAVFKDVRFKK